A stretch of DNA from Schistocerca americana isolate TAMUIC-IGC-003095 chromosome 3, iqSchAmer2.1, whole genome shotgun sequence:
TTCTTAATACCTTTACAAAATTACAGCCATGAAAAGCATAAAAATATTTGATAATTCTTTGGCTTTCTCACATTTAAAATACTGGTaaattaattatgtaaaaattaaCCACAATGTTATAACAACTTGTTTTCCTTATTTAGCTCATCTTTTCTATTATGAATGCCCGCTCTTTACACGACACATTTGCACTTGTTTCATTCGGTTGAATAAACTCGCAACATGTCGATATTATCGATAGAACACCGATATTACAACGATCTTAAGAAGGAAGTTTGTTTACGTTCCTTATGTAGTGTACTGTTTACAAGAATGACTTGCTGAACATAACTTTGATATGTATTGATAGCTTTGATATGTATTGATAGCTTAATCAGTGTTGAATCATTTTTGGAGTTCGAAAACAACATTTCTTTGAACTGTGTTTTTGTACTATTGGATTGCATGAAGAAGCTCTGCTGGGTCCTGAAACGATCCATAAGCATTAATTCCTGCTTAAATTGTCAATACCGGCAAATTAAAAATATGGTAAATACGGAAGCAGTAGAAGCGATGAAAGCCGCGAAGGCAATTGTTCCATCACTACGGGACGACGGACACAAGGGATCATCTGGGAGGATAGGTGTTGTTGGTGGCTCTCTTGAATACACGGGAGCACCATACTTCGCAGCAATCTCGGCTTTCAGAGTGGGTTGCGATCTAAGCCATGTCTTCTGCTGTAAAGAAGCAGCACCTGTTATAAAATCCTACAGGTAATAAGCGAACGTAAACATAGCAGTTTCGGGTATCATTGGTTAGTTACAGTGCCTCTCGTTCAATAGGTGTGACAAATATTATTTAATAAAAGAACAGACAACAGCGTGGGGTCATTTCCTTGTCCCTGGTGGAATTAGTGGTACCTGAAGTCCCACAGCTTAAATTTGCATAGAAAAGTATAGGAAAATCCACTGAAACGTATTCACTTGCAGTCCACATGTTAGTATGTTAATTGTATTGGTAACGGGCCAGCAACTGAAACGTTAATGAGTATGAAAAGGAGTAAATTATATCTCAGTTTCTGTTCATAGATTTTTCAGCTGTGCAATAAACTTAATGTCTCACTGCATTAACCTGCACACACAAGCTAAATAATGCCTAGCAGTCCTTTTATCAGTTAGCCTGTCTAACAGTCATCACCTCTATGTTGTGAGAAACAATTTATGCTTTTCATATCGATGCCATACCATCCCAGAATTTCCATTATGTAAACACTCAATAGTGTGACACAATCCAGAGAATGCAAATAAATTGCAACATGCACAAAAAACATAATCAGTTGCATTACTGATACATGAAAATGTTTTCTATTGTTGTTCCAGGCATAAGCGTATAAGCTCTAGCCAGCACTACTTGATTCATAACACTTCGTGACTCTTCTGACTTGGCTGGCATGTAGACACTTGGCAACACACAAAGCAATATATAGAACAAAATACTCAGCAATCTTGTCATTGATTAGTATTTCTGTGAGCTTACATATAATACCAAAAAGATGCTTTTTTCAAATAATGGATGGATAATTACTCAGTGTATATCTTAGCAGTAGACAGGAATGTATAGAAGATGGAAATTGTGCTGTGATCACAATGGAGAAACATCATATTTGTGTGTTAAGCCGGTCTTAATGGAACTGGTTTAGCTAATTTCAATCCATTAGTCTTTAATATAACACTTTCTTTGTCATGTGGCACAAATTTCGTTCTTTCACTCAAATGTCTCTATAACAAGATATAAATCCCACCTTTCATGCCTTGCAAAACACAGCAACATACTGTCTGTAAATTGTGGGTCATAGAATTTGTAAACATCCCatgactgtttttgttttgaaaaataaaTCTACTCAAGTTTGCACCAATCAAATTAGTGGAAGTAATTTGCTGTAGCAGATACGTAAGCACTGCCCAAACCAACCTGCATGCTGCATCCTTTTCATATTTTGAATTAAATTTAACAGTTGTTCTGAAATTATAAAAGTTTGTCAAATTAAATGCAGTTTATTATTTTGCATGTAGTAAGTTTATTGCCATTTATCAGTCCATCTCAGTCCAATGTCACTTATCCTGCTTAGCCACACACTCAGTTACTTTTCACCAAGTTCTCAGTAAGAATGTTGATGTTATTTAGTTACTTCACCCAGAATTGTTTGAGAGTTCGTCCAATGTCCAACTTTCACATGTGGTTGCCTATTAAAAATCAGTTTACCACAAGTTACAAATGGCTGCCATGCATGTACCAATCTGCTAACTTCAGGCTTCTCCAGGCTCACAATTCCACACACTTAGCTTCACAGAATTGCTTCCCAGTCACTATCACACTTCATAATACTACTTCTTATCACAAACTAAGTGTGCTTCAGAATTCAATTTTTGTGCATGTGTCTGAGCAGCAACCTGACTACATCCTTGACCACTTTTTATTGACTGACTCCAGTCTCTCAAAAGCACCTGCTGTCGACCTGGGTTTCCCTGACTGTTGGTGTGTAACTGTAACTTCTAGAATATTAGTGATACTGCAGCCATCGTAAATTAGCTACTAATAGCACCCTTACGATTTtcacaccgagcaaggtggcacagtggttagcatattggactCGGATTTCGGAGGGTGAAGGTTCAAACTCacatccagccattctgatttaggtttttcgtgattttctgaaattgtttcaggcaaatgcaaggatggttccattgaaatgtCATGGCCAATTTTCGTCCTGCTCCTTCCCctttctgagcttgtgctccatctctaatgacttcgctgTCAAGAGGAaattaatttcctcctcctcctccactttcaCAGTCACAGAATTCCATGAAGAATATACCAAGCAGTCTTCATCTTAAGAAATACTTACTGCAGAAGATTAGTTATCATTTCaatttcatccaaatcaaacagcttccttttaagtttttactcttttcatttctATACTCTTTCATGtgttatatttataatttttcttgtgttgatgTTACAGCTCCTTCTAGACTGATATTGTTGGGAGAGTCTGTGAAAGTTGTGATTAAAATTTGCCAgggtgttttcttcttcttcttggaatAGCATCTTTGAGATGAATCTGCTTGCCTTTCTGAGGTATGGTCCTTTTGTACCTCTAATACTGCCATCTTCAGTAATGTGAGAAATGTTCAGATTAGCAATTATTATATTCTCAGAAACATTGACATTGTATATTAATAGAAAGTCAATTCTGTGGTTAGAGTGTGTTGGTAAAGCCTTATCATCAAATAAGGTGGCACATAGGACCAAAAAGTATCTGCTCGGTGCGTCAGTAGGCCTAATGCCTATCTTGGTTGGTGACAACAAGGAAGGATGCTCTGCCAACCAATCCAGCCACATCATAGATTGTGACTGATCTCTATGTGCTAGGCATAAGGTCACAACATACTGCTTACGgaatttctttaaaaatgtaaaaatccCAAATGAAGAGTTTGCTACTTATGGCATCTGTGAAGTATAGAATAGAGAAAGTAATATCGAATTTGTTTTCGTAACTAGCATTTTTTCCCATGTATGGACACTCTGACAAAATTATTTGCTGACTGCAGAGCCCATTCTCACAACCTTGTCGATCCTTTGAGCAACTTGAAAAAGAGATACATTATGTTTTGCACTCTTATAGCATTCTGGATCAaggaaatacaggaaataaatgcCAACACATCATGTTCAAACACTTTTACCTATCACCCCATTTCATACCCATCTCATCCCTTGGGTTAATAGAGAAAGGGCTTTGATACAGATCAGATGTTAACATAACCTGTATTTTATATTCACACTGATTGTCTTCACCATCTTGCTATCAAACTATCACCATCCAACTTAACATTGACCTTGGGCCACACTACAGGTGAGTCTGTCAACATAGCAACTTTCTTTTTGGGGGAGCGGGGGGAGGAGTACAACAGTGCCACACTTGAGCCCCAAATTCTTCCTTTGTGTCTGAGATGAGATTTTGTTGTATTATGTTTTTATTGGTCCTTTAGATCAGACAACATATAGAAAGTACATTTGTGGTGAGAACTTGGTGTATGATGGTAGATTATGGGAAGTGGTGTGATGGTTATGTTTAAGAAGTACTgtacattaaaaaaacaaaaaagtcaaaATAAAAAACACCTCCAGATGTATAGATTTCCAGTTTGAAATGGGATCCAGCATAgtcactggtatccgtagatttcttcTTAACACGGCAATCCCTTCAATCATCACTTTGGTCTGCAAGTTATGATTGTTGCATAAGAACAAGAGCTGACTAAGCATTGATTAATATTAGAAACCCCTTTTGGAACCGTAAGGGATAGCATTAGCAGTAAATTAAGCCTTAATTCGAACATTACAAACACTTTTTTTCGCGATTAAAGAACTGTGATAAGTATGTATGTTTTGAATCTAAAGCTTGGTTTAAACATCACAGTATTTCACTAGTTGTGGTCTTACTGGCAGTGCTATATCTTTCCATTCCTCCAAACTGAAAGCTGACTTACGTAGctatgtttcctttctttctttgtttgtttctttctcttcttcgttaATTAACTggttcattcgttcattcactgtGTTTCATGGATTCCATCATCAAGGAGCACCTTCATATGTGTGGAATGAATCAAAGTAAAAATTAATGAAAGAAAAGCAACTcccataaacgaaaaaaaaaatgaactttctTAGTAGGCTGCCATTTGTGCTTGTCAGCAGAGTGGAACCTAGTAAATTAGAACAAAAGTTGCTACTTGGAGAAAAGCTCCTGCTTCCTCAGTTGTATTAAAAGTTACTAGAGAGCATGCAGTTTTAACTTGAAATCCGGACAACAGTGAAAGTTGCTATTTCTTAGTTAAGCAGCGTGTTGGTCGATGTAAAAAAAGAGATTACGTAGGACTGACAAGTGAAAGTTAAACATAAATAAAGTGTACAGTAGAAGAAAAACTTCATCTCAATGatggaaaataaattttatttgtccTTTATTCTTAATTTTATAATGATATAATGACACTCACAAATACTTCTAGACATTTATTGTAAGAATAAAGTATAAATTTTTGGCAATAACTGAAATCTACAACTACATCTTACTTCTTAGAATAATTTTACAAATTGATTAtatgattccagaatgaatttccactctaCAACAAGTGTGGACTGACGAGAGAGTGGaccgatgtgaaacttcctggcagatgaaaactatgtgccagactaatactcgaactcagaacctttgcctttcgcgagcaagtgctctaccagctgagctacccaagcatgacccgCAACACATCCTCACAGATTTATATCTGCCATTACATCATCTCCTacctactggcggaagtaaagctgtgagatgggtcgtgagttgtgccaGGGCAACTCAGTAGGTAGAGAACTTTTCCATAAAACTTAAATGTCCAGAGTTCAATTcgtggtctgacacacagttttaatctaccacgaaGTTTCATTAGGTGATGTTCACATCAAAACCTCTTTAGGTGACTGTTTGAATTGCTGTAACTTGGTTAAATACAATGCTGCTGCACTGTATTTTGTTTTGTCAGTTTCATTTTGTTTGCATACATCTAGTTCATGCACTTATGTCATATATTCCTGAAGCATACATCATTTTTGACAACATCAAGACATATGTTTTATCTGATTAGGGATGTGTAAATGTACAACTGTCTTAAAGGAAAAGTTGTTTTCTGTAAAACATGATGCTGAAATTGAGGTTCTGTTATTTTATAATTACAGCCCAGATTTGATTGTCCATCCAGTGCTTGATGCTCCAGATGCACCAGATCAGGTGTTTCCGTGGTTGGAACGCCTTCATGTGTTGGTTGTTGGTCCTGGATTAGGTCGTAATCCAAAAATTTTGGATTCAACAGCAAGAATTGTCGAAGCATGGCGTTCAGAGAAAAAGCCCCTTGTTGTGGATGCAGATGGCCTCTTCCTCGCTGGAAAGTACCCAGATATTCTGCGAAATTATCCTGGAATACTTGTGGTTACTCCTAATGTAGTAGAGTTCCCTCGACTGGTGAAAACATTCTGTGAGACATCTGGGTCAGAAGAAGACAAAACGGTTCAGGCAAAATGTCTATCTCAAGAACTAGGGCAATTTTCAGCAATTCTTCAGAAGGGACAAGAAGATACCATAACTTCTAGTGAAGGATGTGTTTgggctgtgaaagctggtggttcaCCAAGGCGCTGTGGTGGCCAGGGAGACTTGCTGTCAGGGAGCTTAGCTACTTTCTTATACTGGGCATCACAGACTGCACCACCAGAAAAAGCTGGTCTTGTAGCAGCATATGCTGCTTGTAAGCTAATACGTGACTGTAATTCACGTGCCTTTGCTGAGAAGGGCAGAGGAGCAATCACATCTGATATGCTCCACTACATTCCTGCTGTGTTTAACTGCTTATTTGAAAAATGAGAGCACTTCTGTTATTGCACTGAAAAGAACACTTTTATACCAAAGGTCCTGTCAAATTTTCTGCATGCTTGGTGAAAAATGGTATTTCTCAACCAGTGATGACTGAATGATATCTTTATTTACAGATTTTAAGATACCTATAAAGTTTGCTGGAGTCATTGCTACTACAGGCAACTTTGAAAGCACATAATTTGATGTGTTTGCtatgttttgtgtgttttttttcccttaccattttattattatttgattgaCATACGACTGCTGCAGAACTTATCACAAATTCTAAAAAACAATATTACAAAGAGGACTGGTTACTACTTACCGTATAGAGGAGATGGCGAGTCACAGACAGGTGCAAGAAAAAGACTACTATGcatgtgagctttcggccaaaagccATTCTTCtaatgtagaaaacacacacaaatgcacacaaccTATGTGGTCTGATGcctggccagagacagtggttttcAATGTACAAGTtgtgcttttgtgaatgtgtgtgtgttttgttcattagaagaaagcctattggccaaaagctcacatgtataacagtctttttcttgtgcctgtctgtgactcagcagctCCTCTATATTGTGAGGAGCAGTCTATCCCACTCATAGTACATTGTCATATTTCTGTCCTGAGTTTTCCATTGCTTTATCACAAATTCTGATTTTTCACTGTATATTTTGAACATTGTGTCACATATTATAGAATGAGTAAAAGTCATGATTTTATGTAACTGTATTATATTTCTGTGCTTACTCAGATTCCTCACTTGTACGATGATTTTATTTGGAAGAGTTTTATCTTGTATCCACTTTCATTAATAACAAGGTTGGTTTGGCATTTAATGTTTTATTGTGTACTTCCCTTATAAAAACCGATAACTTACATGGTAAATAAATCACCAATATGCGCAGAAAAAAATAATAAGCATACATATACTGAAAAAAATACAAAGGGGAAGAATCTATTAAAATGTAAGAAATTATTGTGATTACAGCCACACTGGTAAAAGTGTGTAATGGATTGCAATAAGTATTGAGGCTGTATAGTTTGAGTTTTGGTAGTTAAAGGAACAGAATTATTTACTGTGAGGTGCATGGTACCTTCCTAGATTTATGTATGTAACACCCTGTTCGGCCAGTATTGTACAATCATATTTCTTTCACAAAGAAGTATGACTGAACACCCATAAAATTTCTTTGACAAACATTTTTGACGTAGCACTATAAAATGATATTTCTCGGTCATTGTATGTTTTGTCAaaattcaagatggctgacaaaaaCTGCTTGTTATTATGCACAGCAGTTGCTTGTACAACAATTGCACTAGGTCATATTTGGAAGAGAAGCAGAGGACAAAAAGGAAATGTACTTGGGTGAAGCTGTCGCTTTTACAAGATGATAAAGGCATTCAGCAGAATTTGTTATGTGAGCTGCAAGTGGAGGCTGTCAAGTCATACATAAATTACGTAAGAGTGGGTGAGaatacatttcagtatttgctcagtgaagtgACTCCCCATATCACAATGCagaatactcacttaagaactgctgtaTCTGCAGGCGACAGGCTCACAGTAATTCTCCATTTTCTTGCTACAGGACAGAGCTTACAATACAGCACTCAAATACCACAATGCACATTAACTAAAATAATCCCTGAAAtgtgtgaagcaatttataaagcactcAAGGACcaatatgtgaaggtaaataaatgttcaatacaatTTATGTGCAttgagaactatttttatttttaaacaatgtAATAAATACAGTTTGTGTCCcaaaaactacaaaattaatagaaatgtacgAAACTGATGACACACTTTTTAACTTGATGCACCTGGAGTTCAAAAGTAGACATAGTAGGATGGAGAgctcagaattttttttatattaaagtgTGTCTTTCTCCTCTATTCTGGCTTTCTGAAAAGTTGCTTGAATGTATCCAGAGGTGGATGGCTGTGGCTGTGATTGTGGAATTGTCGCCTGCAGCATATCCCACCTGCCCATCAGCAAATTATTATTGCATACATAGTGCCCCCTAGCAAAAACCTCACTCCCCATATTATCCATCTCCCACAGTTCATCTGTGATGTGGGTGGCAAAGACACTCTATCTTCTCAGGCAAGGTGGGACTGGTTTCTGCTCATATTGACCACTGCCCTCAATGTTTTGGCACCCTCCAGAAGAACGTCTGGTgatacttttcttttctttgtgagAAGCTGTTCATGTTGCTGGAGCTGTGGTTGTGGCTGTGGCTCACTGTAGGCAACTTCCATCTTATCTTCTGAAGGATATTGAGCCTCTACTTCAtgctataaatataaaaatgaaaaccaTTTGTTACATATTATCTTAGAcatatattaattttgtttatagGTACCCACAAGCAGAGAAGAGTGGGAACAAATTGCAAATGATTTCGAGGaaaagtggaactattataactCTATAAGAGCAATAGATGGAAAACATATTCACATCAAAAGTCCACAAGATAGTGGCTCTTACTTTTTCAATTATAAATCCTTTAAGAGCATAATTTTGTTTGCCATGGTAGATGCTACATACAAATTCTTGTATGTTGATGTAGGAACTAATGGACGTGTTTGTGAtgctggagtgttttcaaaaagtGAACTATGGGAGAGTCTCATTGACTGATCTATTCTGAACATTCCTGAAGGCAGAAAGCTAGGTAACACAAATATTACAACTCCACTGGCACATGATGCTTTTCTTTCCTCTGCACTACAACATTATGAAGCTATACCCCATGAAGGAAATCACTATGGAAGAAAAGTTTTTCAAATACTGGTTGTCAAATAAGGAGACTATTGGAAGCCACCTTTGGCATTCTTGCCAGCCGTTTCAGGATTTTTCTTACTACCATTAATCTATGTCCAGAAAAAGTTCCTACAATAACACTAGCTGCTTGCAAATTGCATAACTTGCTAGCCAAGAGGAGAAAACACATATACATTCATCAGGAAACGGTGTCTACCATAGCAGGCAACTGCAGTTATCTTGAGTGACAAAACACTGAGTACCTACAGCAAATGGGACCAGTAGTTTTCCAAGCAGCCTCTGGACATCAAGTACACGGGAGAGCATTTCATGCTGGGAAAGTGCCCTGCCAAGACAATCACATTTCGTaaagtaaaatgtaaaaaaaaatacaccTACCTCAAAAATTTCTTCAAAAGTGTGTGTTCCTTGTTCACTGCCACTTTCTGTATCCTCTACATTACATACAGACCACTGTGGCCTGGTCCTGGAATTTCAGTAGAGGGAACTGGCACAGCTGTGGACTGTAAATGGCCTGTGTACTGGATATACTTTTGCTTTTAAGCatgtacaataataattaaaaaaatgtaaatttcttgtATGTTATGTAAACATTATTGTATGCTTCAAGTATCTTAAGTGAACAAAATTACGTAAAACATTTGTATGTCATGTAAACAATacttgcacacatacacacacaaattaaataAGTGTGCTGATATGGACTTTTGCTTTCTCTTGAGAGTAGCTTGAGTGGAtgccattaattttcttttttatatcatcTGCTGAGCAGCCTGGCCATATTTCACGGCTAATGACCACAATTTTTTGTGAAGCTCGCTAGTCTTCCCAATCTATTTTTATACTCAGGATGCCTCACATTGTGAAGTGCCACATCAGCTtcatatttctattaattttgtagtcagTGGCACACACCAACTAAACTTTGCAGCCATGTTTACAAACGAACTACTGGCATCTGATTGCTGCAGTGATGCTTGTATTCTGAGtgattacatttcacattgcagtgaacagaaaacaAGTGACTTTTATGATCAGATCTATGGCAAggtcctagatttgatcatatttctttgatgGAAGGTaatatttgacaaagttccctaatacaccatcaaatttctttgacataaatatttgacatgccAATTCTGGCAGAGAAATATGGTAGTGTAATCCTGGCCTAACATAACAATTTGCATACAAGTGTGTATTTTAATTCTTTAATCATTAGTGCTATTCTCATAGACACGAACAACTTCTGAACCATCCAGTCGGAGATTGACTCTTCATAGCAAAGTTGGTTCACCCCCTACACTAGAAATTTAGGTGGAAATTTCATTATGACCTCCTGTTTCTTGCATTTGTTTATCCATGTTAGATTG
This window harbors:
- the LOC124606805 gene encoding ATP-dependent (S)-NAD(P)H-hydrate dehydratase isoform X2; this encodes MKKLCWVLKRSISINSCLNCQYRQIKNMVNTEAVEAMKAAKAIVPSLRDDGHKGSSGRIGVVGGSLEYTGAPYFAAISAFRVGCDLSHVFCCKEAAPVIKSYRSYLEEKQRTKRKCTWVKLSLLQDDKGIQQNLLCELQVEAVKSYINYVRVGENTFQYLLSEVTPHITMQNTHLRTAVSAGDRLTVILHFLATGQSLQYSTQIPQCTLTKIIPEMCEAIYKALKDQYVKVPTSREEWEQIANDFEEKWNYYNSIRAIDGKHIHIKSPQDSGSYFFNYKSFKSIILFAMVDATYKFLYVDVGTNGRVCDAGVFSKSELWESLID
- the LOC124606805 gene encoding uncharacterized protein LOC124606805 isoform X3, with translation MKKLCWVLKRSISINSCLNCQYRQIKNMVNTEAVEAMKAAKAIVPSLRDDGHKGSSGRIGVVGGSLEYTGAPYFAAISAFRVGCDLSHVFCCKEAAPVIKSYRSYLEEKQRTKRKCTWVKLSLLQDDKGIQQNLLCELQVEAVKSYINYVRVGQSLQYSTQIPQCTLTKIIPEMCEAIYKALKDQYVKVPTSREEWEQIANDFEEKWNYYNSIRAIDGKHIHIKSPQDSGSYFFNYKSFKSIILFAMVDATYKFLYVDVGTNGRVCDAGVFSKSELWESLID
- the LOC124606805 gene encoding ATP-dependent (S)-NAD(P)H-hydrate dehydratase isoform X1 — protein: MKKLCWVLKRSISINSCLNCQYRQIKNMVNTEAVEAMKAAKAIVPSLRDDGHKGSSGRIGVVGGSLEYTGAPYFAAISAFRVGCDLSHVFCCKEAAPVIKSYSPDLIVHPVLDAPDAPDQVFPWLERLHVLVVGPGLGRNPKILDSTARIVEAWRSEKKPLVVDADGLFLAGKYPDILRNYPGILVVTPNVVEFPRLVKTFCETSGSEEDKTVQAKCLSQELGQFSAILQKGQEDTITSSEGCVWAVKAGGSPRRCGGQGDLLSGSLATFLYWASQTAPPEKAGLVAAYAACKLIRDCNSRAFAEKGRGAITSDMLHYIPAVFNCLFEK